From a single Rosa rugosa chromosome 7, drRosRugo1.1, whole genome shotgun sequence genomic region:
- the LOC133721317 gene encoding uncharacterized protein LOC133721317, whose protein sequence is MADEFDDAAFWLPQEILTYSDDEISPKIDSGSRKMSSFGSDTDAGPKTALFPFDFPYSGFGAFGVSSDFSSPVESSETESDEEEYLAGLTRQLAQSTLDDEYKRYDSVLGSKNNSKPWVSSGSPQSTLCAAGNGCGCGGQGSSRGSPNAQSPPATWDLLHAAAGEVAKMRIQEEALRFDQKSRGILGAPREPSPVTVPDFGYYLQHQQQSLSQKHLQFERLRQQQILKNNISAVLAQSQANGRFQHQRAQSHPMVQNRVRNSNNGPLGLSPSAWPPLQQAQRQQFQPNGPGFQGVLMGAKKESTGTGVFLPRQIGTPSEYPRGKKQQPKQACPTVFVPAKVVHALKLNVEEMGVQSQPQVHNRFNGRNNPDYELALRLRNNSIAIAQQNRSMMRPQAPVNHEIRLPQEWTY, encoded by the exons ATGGCTGATGAGTTCGACGACGCCGCGTTTTGGTTACCTCAGGAGATTCTCACCTATTCCGACGACGAAATCAGTCCCAAGATTGACTCCGGGAGCCGGAAGATGAGCTCGTTTGGCTCTGACACGGACGCTGGCCCCAAGACTGCTCTGTTTCCCTTCGACTTTCCCTACTCCGGGTTTGGGGCTTTCGGTGTCTCCTCCGATTTCAGCTCCCCGGTGGAGTCCAGCGAGACTGAGAGCGACGAGGAAGAGTATCTCGCTGGGCTGACTCGCCAACTGGCTCAGTCCACTCTCGACGACGAGTACAAGCGCTACGACTCGGTTCTTGGCTCCAAGAACAACTCAAAG ccgTGGGTGTCGTCTGGTTCACCGCAATCGACGCTGTGCGCGGCCGGGAATGGTTGCGGCTGCGGCGGACAAGGCTCGAGTCGGGGAAGCCCGAACGCTCAGTCGCCGCCGGCCACTTGGGATCTGCTACATGCGGCTGCAGGGGAAGTGGCTAAGATGCGCATCCAGGAAGAAGCTTTGCGTTTCGACCAAAAAAGCAGAGGCATCTTGGGTGCTCCAAGGGAGCCCTCTCCAGTCACTGTCCCTGATTTCGGGTACTACCTCCAGCACCAACAGCAGTCGCTTTCCCAGAAGCACTtgcag TTTGAGCGGTTGAGACAGCAACAGATTCTGAAGAACAACATCTCGGCGGTGCTTGCTCAGTCTCAGGCGAACGGAAGATTCCAACACCAGCGGGCTCAGTCCCATCCGATGGTCCAGAACCGAGTCAGGAACAGCAACAATGGACCTCTGGGTCTTTCGCCGTCGGCTTGGCCTCCACTGCAACAAGCTCAGCGGCAACAGTTTCAGCCCAATGGGCCTGGATTCCAAGGTGTTCTCATGGGAGCTAAAAAGGAGTCTACTGGTACTGGTGTGTTCTTGCCCCGCCAAATCGGAACCCCATCTGAATATCCTCGCGGCAAGAAGCAACAACCCAAACAAG CTTGCCCAACGGTTTTCGTCCCAGCTAAAGTAGTCCATGCATTGAAGTTGAACGTTGAAGAAATGGGCGTACAGTCACAGCCTCAAGTCCATAACCGTTTCAATGGAAGAAACAATCCTGACTATG AACTTGCTCTTCGGCTTCGGAATAACAGCATCGCCATAGCTCAGCAGAATCGCAGCATGATGAGGCCTCAGGCACCAGTGAACCATGAGATTAGGCTTCCCCAGGAGTGGACTTACTAG
- the LOC133721251 gene encoding peptidyl-prolyl cis-trans isomerase PASTICCINO1, which yields MAVIEAAAPQKPKKEPTDDEKRRMKIVAGSLMKAVIRPGGGDSTPSDGDQVIYHCTVRTLDGVIVESSRSEYGGKGIPIRSVLGKSKMIVGLLEGLPTMPKGEIAMLKMKPQVHYGEDDCPLSAPSDFPKDDELHFEIEMIDFFKAKVVSDDLGVVKKVITEGQGWESPREPYEVKAWISAKTGDGKVLVPCTQGEPFFFNFGKSEIPKGLEMGIGTMSRQEKAVIYVSSQYLTPSPFLPVVEGVEEVHFEVELVHFIQVRDMLGDGRLIKRRIRDGKGEFPMDCPLHDSLLRVHYKGMILNEEKTIFFDTRVNNNGQPLEFCSGEGLVPEGFEMCVRLMLPGEIALVTCPPDYAYDKFARPANVPEGAHIQWEIELLGFEMPKDWTGLDFTSIIDEAEKIRNTGNRLFKEGKFELAKAKYDKVLREFNHVNPQDDEEGKTFSNTRNLLHLNVAACYLKMGECRKSIETCNKVIEANPGHVKALYRRGMAFMAAGDFEEAKSDFNKMIQLDKSTEPDATAALLKVKQQEQEVEKKQRKQFKGLFDKKPGEISEVGTEEDGDKTADVNQKNDDQEEDLDEDTSETSREVAGNAAQTSAPQTTFGPRLLRVLGRVGWTTMLFNVTFVFVLAYLLNLWV from the exons ATGGCTGTAATTGAAGCCGCCGCGCCACAGAAGCCGAAGAAAGAACCAACCGATGACGAAAAGAG GAGGATGAAAATAGTGGCCGGAAGCTTGATGAAAGCTGTGATCAGACCCGGTGGAGGTGATTCAACACCTTCAGATGGTGATCAG GTTATATATCATTGCACTGTTAGAACACTGGATGGAGTTATTGTTGAATCTTCAAGATCAGAATATGGAG GCAAGGGAATCCCCATACGAAGTGTTTTGGGAAAGAGCAAGATGATAGTTGGATTGCTAGAAGGACTTCCAACTATGCCCAAGGGTGAAATTGCAATG TTAAAAATGAAACCTCAAGTGCACTATGGTGAGGATGATTGCCCACTTTCAGCTCCCAGTGACtttccaaaggatgatgaactTCATTTTGAGATTGAGATGATAGATTTCTTCAAAGCCAAG GTTGTTAGTGATGACCTTGGAGTTGTGAAGAAG GTAATAACTGAAGGTCAGGGTTGGGAATCCCCAAGGGAACCTTATGAAGTAAAAGCCTG GATTTCTGCAAAGACTGGTGATGGGAAAGTGCTTGTTCCATGTACTCAAGGAGAAccgtttttctttaattttggaAAGTCTGAG ATACCTAAAGGTCTTGAGATGGGAATTGGTACAATGTCACGGCAAGAGAAGGCAGTAATATATGTCAGCAGTCAGTATTTGACTCCATCTCCTTTCCTGCCTGTGGTAGAAGGTGTTGAAGAAGTTCATTTTGAAGTGGAGCTTGTCCACTTTATTCAG GTGCGAGACATGCTTGGAGATGGGCGTCTGATTAAAAGGCGTATTCGTGATGGAAAAG GTGAGTTTCCTATGGATTGTCCTCTTCACGACAGCCTTCTACGAGTCCATTACAAGGGCATGATTCTTAATGAGGAAAAGACAATCTTCTTTGATACGAGAGTTAACAATAATGGTCAGCCTTTGGAGTTCTGTTCTGGAGAAGGCCTT GTGCCTGAGGGATTTGAAATGTGTGTTCGTTTGATGCTGCCTGGAGAGATAGCTCTGGTCACATGTCCTCCTGATTATGCATACGACAAGTTTGCTAG GCCTGCTAATGTTCCTGAAGGAGCTCATATTCAATGGGAAATCGAGCTTCTTGGTTTTGAAATGCCAAAG GATTGGACTGGTTTGGACTTTACAAGCATAATAGATGAAGCAGAGAAGATAAGAAATACA GGGAACAGGCTATTTAAAGAAGGAAAATTTGAACTTGCCAAGGCAAAGTATGACAAG GTGCTTCGGGAATTTAATCACGTTAATCCACAAGATGATGAAGAAGGGAAAACATTTTCAAACACGAGG AATTTGCTACATCTGAATGTGGCTGCATGCTACCTTAAAATGGGAGAATGCAGAAAATCCATTGAGACATGCAACAAG GTTATAGAGGCAAACCCTGGACATGTTAAGGCTCTCTACCGCCGTGGAATGGCCTTCATGGCTGCTGGAGATTTTGAGGAAGCAAAGAGTGACTTCAACAAG ATGATACAACTTGACAAGTCGACGGAACCAGATGCAACAGCTGCTCTTCTAAAAGTGAAGCAGCAGGAACAG GAAGTTGAGAAGAAGCAACGGAAACAATTCAAGGGACTATTTGACAAGAAGCCGGGGGAAATTTCCGAGGTTGGAACCGAAGAAGATGGAGATAAGACTGCGGATGTAAATCAGAAGAATGATGATCAGGAGGAGGATTTAGATGAAGATACTTCGGAAACCTCTCGTGAAGTTGCGGGGAATGCAGCTCAAACATCAGCCCCCCAAACCACATTCGGGCCCAGATTACTTAGAGTCCTTGGACGGGTAGGATGGACCACCATGCTTTTCAATGTCACATTCGTCTTTGTTCTGGCCTATTTGCTGAACCTGTGGGTTTAA
- the LOC133722797 gene encoding copper transporter 2-like, whose amino-acid sequence MAASHDSMHAPPTLPFNSTSHRRMMMPITFFWGDNTEVLFSGWPGRDDPVMYVMSLAFVFVLAVLAEWLSHCSFLKSSANNFEGGDVADLFVYWAVWDVVFAFAMEALSVWPTIKPSRSSVVAGLAQAFLYVIRISLGYFVMLAVMSYNIGVFIAAVAGHTVGFFVVKASALSITKPPGPEPSF is encoded by the exons ATGGCTGCTTCGCATGACAGCATGCATGCTCCGCCAACGCTGCCGTTTAACAGCACTAGTCACCGTAGGATGATGATGCCCATAACCTTCTTCTGGGGCGACAACACCGAGGTTCTCTTCTCGGGTTGGCCCGGTCGGGATGATCCTGTGATGTACGTCATGTCATTGGCATTTGTGTTTGTTCTGGCCGTGCTTGCTGAGTGGCTCTCCCACTGCAGTTTTCTCAAGTCTAGCGCAAACAACTTCGAGGGTGGGGATGTGGCGGACTTGTTTGTATATTGGGCGGTCTGGGATGTCGTATTTG CCTTTGCCATGGAAGCTTTGTCCGTCTGGCCGACTATCAAGCCCAGCAGGAGTTCGGTAGTCGCAGGCCTGGCTCAGGCTTTTCTTTACGTCATTCGCATCAGCTTGGGTTACTTTGTGATGCTTGCCGTTATGTCCTACAACATTGGAGTCTTCATAGCAGCCGTGGCTGGCCACACGGTTGGGTTCTTTGTTGTCAAGGCTAGTGCTCTTTCCATTACCAAGCCTCCGGGGCCCGAACCTTCATTTTGA